A stretch of the Helicoverpa zea isolate HzStark_Cry1AcR chromosome 15, ilHelZeax1.1, whole genome shotgun sequence genome encodes the following:
- the LOC124637160 gene encoding furin-like protease 2 has product MVTSWRALALLAALHACAALPEPVYHDQFAVHVPAGPHHVDDIARRHGFVNHGQIGSLKHYYLLSHHEVRKRSAEPSHEHHKKLNDEPQVRWFEQQREKRRTKRDYSPYDRAAFSQLSRRLQPHRPHYRALTSSPFFPDPLFKEQWYLNGGAKDGLDMNVAPAWQKGYTGKGVVVSILDDGIQTNHPDLAQNYDANASTDINGNDDDPMPQDNGDNKHGTRCAGEVAAVAYNQYCGVGIAYNASIGGVRMLDGVVNDAVEARALGLNPDHIDIYSASWGPEDDGKTVDGPGPLARRAFIYGVTSGRRGKGSIFVWASGNGGRHTDSCNCDGYTNSIFTLSISSATQGGYKPWYLEECSSTLATTYSSGTPGHDKSVATVDMDGRLRSDHICTVEHTGTSASAPLAAGICALALEANPELTWRDMQYLVVMTSRPQPLEKEGGWIINGVKRKVSHKFGYGLMDASEMVSLAEQWISVPPQHICKSQEINEDKPIESTFGYTLATHMDVNGCSSTVNEVRYLEHVQCKISLRFFPRGNLRILLTSPMGTVSTLLFERPRDVVSSNFDDWPFLSVHFWGEHAEGRWTLQIVNAGNRHVNQAGILKKWQLIFYGTAIDPVRLRTKRPSPIAPPFAFPTAADGYETIGDSFYNTDAFANYQNFPNLFAAGSDPEKAVARLDGHNVPSPHGENVLADSNDKRVMHDCDPECDSQGCYGKGPIQCIACKHYRLDDSCVSRCPPRSYANQGGVCWPCHESCETCVGPGQDSCLTCAPAHLLVADLAVCLQQCPDGYWEDSESSVCRPCAAHCATCSERADGCTSCEHHLVLHDGTCLASCPPSHYETEDYMCAKCHESCDSCQGPGEAQCVTCHPSTYALDGKCVTSCPPAYYADKKRKECMRCPVGCSTCTSAFCLSCEPNWELNKKGKCMPVGTEKCSSGEFAEAQKCKRCNEACDSCYGENDGHCLTCQNPNLLEEYKCVSECSRGYYPEAGRCARCMHGCSECVSRLNCTACVSALRLQSGACRTACADGYYADRGTCSKCYLSCRTCIGPRRDQCASCPDGWRLAAGECHPECPQGFYQSLGGCRHCHHYCRECDGSGPLHCKSCPPRFMLDGGLCMECLGSQYYDASSGTCRACDGSCRTCSGPGQFSCTTCSRPLRLDRLNNQCVPCCSERGATNSTPATDCCNCNPDTGECINSSVAGKRRIAEWGALHTAPSGRSAPSAAVVTLAVCAAAVALFIAVLMVLQARSPREQKPKRSRDRGIDYSRIPCTDDGDVAVLTPRTALSARESDAERVECGHEHEPLLEHST; this is encoded by the exons ATTGGTTCACTGAAGCACTACTATTTGTTATCACATCATGAAGTCCGCAAGCGATCCGCGGAGCCGAGCCACGAACACCACAAAAAGTTAAATGACGAACCGCAG GTTCGGTGGTTCGAGCAGCAGCGTGAGAAGCGGCGTACAAAGCGCGACTATTCGCCGTACGATCGGGCGGCGTTCTCGCAACTGTCGCGACGGTTGCAGCCGCATCGGCCGCACTATCGCGCGCTCACCTCGTCTCCGTTCTTCCCGGACCCGCTGTTCAAGGAGCAATGGTACCTG AACGGCGGTGCCAAGGATGGTCTGGATATGAACGTGGCTCCAGCTTGGCAGAAAGGTTACACAGGCAAGGGCGTCGTCGTGTCCATCTTGGACGATGGCATACAGACCAACCATCCGGACTTGGCGCAGAATTAC GATGCCAACGCGTCTACAGATATCAATGGTAACGATGACGACCCCATGCCTCAAGACAATGGCGACAATAAGCATGGTACCCGCTGCGCCGGTGAGGTGGCAGCCGTCGCTTACAACCAATACTGCGGCGTAGGCATCGCTTACAATGCCAGTATCGGTGGCGTCCGAATGTTGGACGGTGTCGTCAATGATGCTGTCGAAGCTAGAGCCCTGGGTCTTAATCCAGACCACATCGATATTTACAGCGCTTCTTGGGGACCTGAAGACGATGGCAAAACTGTTGATGGTCCAGGACCACTCGCTAGAAG GGCATTCATCTACGGAGTCACGAGTGGTCGTCGCGGTAAAGGGTCTATCTTTGTGTGGGCTTCAGGAAACGGTGGAAGACATACAGACTCTTGTAATTGTGACGGCTACACGAACAGTATCTTCACGTTGTCGATATCTAGTGCAACTCAAGGTGGCTACAAACCCTGGTATCTAGAGGAATGCTCTTCTACGTTAGCTACCACATACAGTTCTGGCACTCCAGGACATGATAAGAGTGTCGCCACTGTAGACATGGATGGCAGATTGCGGTCCGATCATATTTGTACAGTAGAACATACAGGAACATCGGCTTCGGCTCCCCTTGCGGCTGGTATTTGTGCGTTAGCTTTAGAAGCTAACCCTGAACTTACATGGAGAGATATGCAATACTTAGTTGTAATGACGTCAAGACCTCAGCCTCTTGAAAAAGAAGGAGGATGGATCATAAACGGAGTCAAGAGAAAAGTAAGTCACAAATTCGGTTACGGTCTGATGGACGCATCGGAAATGGTCAGCTTAGCCGAGCAGTGGATATCCGTCCCGCCTCAACATATTTGTAAATCACAAGAAATTAATGAAGATAAGCCGATAGAATCAACGTTTGGTTACACCTTAGCGACACATATGGACGTTAATGGGTGCAGTTCTACTGTAAATGAAGTGCGTTATCTTGAACATGTTCAATGTAAAATATCATTAAGGTTCTTCCCTAGAGGTAATTTACGTATACTTTTAACTTCGCCTATGGGTACTGTATCAACATTGTTGTTCGAAAGGCCACGTGATGTTGTGAGCTCGAACTTCGATGATTGGCCTTTCTTAAGTGTTCACTTCTGGGGTGAACACGCTGAAGGCAGATGGACGCTACAAATTGTTAACGCCGGCAACAGACATGTGAACCAAGCTGGCATCCTTAAGAAGTGGCAACTTATATTTTACGGAACAGCAATCGATCCGGTACGATTAAGAACAAAAAGGCCATCGCCTATAGCGCCACCATTCGCATTCCCCACCGCCGCGGACGGCTATGAAACTATCGGTGATTCTTTTTACAATACTGACGCGTTTGCCAACTATCAAAACTTTCCAAATCTATTCGCCGCTGGCTCAGACCCAGAAAAGGCAGTAGCTCGGCTCGACGGACATAACGTCCCTTCTCCGCATGGGGAGAATGTCCTCGCTGATAGTAATGACAAGCGCGTCATGCATGACTGTGATCCCGAATGCGATTCTCAAGGATGCTATGGAAAAGGACCTATTCAATGCATTGCGTGTAAGCACTACCGTCTGGATGATTCTTGTGTATCCCGGTGCCCGCCAAGAAGTTACGCGAACCAAGGCGGCGTATGTTGGCCGTGCCATGAGTCCTGCGAGACTTGCGTTGGCCCAGGACAGGATTCCTGTTTGACGTGTGCCCCTGCGCACTTACTAGTAGCAGACCTAGCCGTCTGCCTCCAACAATGCCCAGACGGCTACTGGGAAGACAGCGAGTCTTCTGTTTGCCGGCCGTGTGCAGCCCACTGTGCCACGTGCTCCGAACGTGCTGACGGTTGCACGTCTTGTGAACACCACCTAGTTCTACATGACGGAACGTGCTTGGCGTCGTGTCCGCCATCTCACTATGAAACTGAAGACTACATGTGCGCAAAATGTCACGAATCCTGCGACTCGTGCCAAGGGCCCGGAGAAGCGCAATGCGTGACGTGTCACCCGTCAACTTATGCATTAGACGGAAAATGTGTTACTTCATGTCCTCCAGCTTATTACGCTGATAAAAAGAGGAAAGAATGTATGAG gtgTCCCGTCGGTTGTTCAACATGTACGAGTGCATTTTGCCTCTCGTGTGAACCGAACTGGGAACTCAATAAAAAGGGAAAATGTATGCCTGTGGGAACTGAGAAATGCAGTTCAGGCGAATTCGCAGAAGCCCAAAAATGCAAGAGATGCAACGAAGCTTGCGACTCATGCTACGGCGAAAACGACGGACATTGTTTAACTTGTCAAAACCCTAACTTACTCGAGGAATACAA ATGCGTATCAGAATGCAGTCGAGGCTACTACCCAGAAGCGGGTCGTTGCGCGCGCTGCATGCACGGTTGTTCCGAGTGCGTGTCCCGGCTCAACTGTACGGCGTGCGTCAGCGCATTGAGGCTGCAGTCGGGCGCTTGTAGAACTGCCTGTGCTGATGG TTACTACGCGGATCGCGGCACGTGTTCGAAGTGCTACCTGTCTTGTCGCACGTGCATCGGGCCGCGGAGAGACCAGTGTGCGTCCTGCCCTGATGGCTGGAGACTGGCTGCCGGAGAGTGCCATCCCGAATGTCCACAAG GTTTCTACCAGAGCCTAGGCGGCTGTCGCCATTGTCACCACTACTGCCGTGAATGCGACGGCTCAGGCCCACTCCACTGCAAGTCCTGCCCACCCCGCTTCATGTTAGACGGCGGGCTATGTATGGAGTGCCTCGGCTCCCAGTACTATGACGCCAGCAGTGGAACGTGCCGCGCCTGCGATGGCTCCTGTCGAACGTGCTCAGGACCGGGACAGTTCAGTTGTACGACTTGCTCCAGACCACTGAGACTAGACAG GCTAAACAATCAATGTGTGCCGTGCTGCTCGGAGCGTGGCGCTACTAACTCCACGCCGGCAACCGACTGCTGTAATTGTAACCCTGATACAG GCGAGTGCATAAACTCGTCGGTAGCGGGCAAGCGTCGCATCGCGGAGTGGGGCGCGCTACACACCGCGCCGAGCGGTCGATCGGCGCCGAGCGCCGCCGTCGTCACGCTTGCGGTGTGCGCGGCGGCTGTGGCACTGTTCATCGCCGTGCTCATGGTGTTACAG GCGCGCAGCCCGCGCGAACAGAAGCCGAAACGTTCGCGCGACCGCGGGATCGACTACTCGCGGATCCCGTGCACCGATGACGGTGACGTGGCCGTGCTCACTCCGCGCACCGCGCTGTCCGCGCGGGAGAGCGATGCGGAGCGAGTCGAGTGCGGACACGAACACGAGCCGCTTCTCGAACATTCCACATAG